In the genome of bacterium, one region contains:
- a CDS encoding phosphoenolpyruvate carboxykinase (GTP) yields MTNNRRLNEWVQGWAAWCQPDRLHWCTGSANEWLSLCTAMVQRGSFIRLNESKRPSSFLARSDPGDVARVESRTFICSADQEQCGPTNNWHPPDEMQHRLRKLYQGCMKGRTMYIIPFSMGPIHSPFACTGIEITDSPYVAVNMAIMTRVGERVLQALGDRPFIPCVHSVGMPLSSPAEDVPWPCNSQEKYIVQFPDERMIWSYGSGYGGNALLGKKCFALRIASVMARDEGWMAEHMLIMGVTNPRGEKKYIAAAFPSACGKTNLAMLIPTLPGWKIETLGDDIAWMHFGADGRLYAMNPEFGFFGVAPGTSQNSNPNAVATIDKNTIFTNVALTPDGDVWWEGLSEEKPARLTSWLNQPWTPEDKTPAAHPNGRFTAPLTQCPCLDPDWDSPQGVPISAILFGGRRPNVIPLVHQAFDWPHGVFTGSIISSERTAAADGTVGTVRRDPFAMLPFCGYHMADYFSHWLKIGERSTAVKLPKIFYVNWFRQRDGRWLWPGYGENSRVLKWVFERCDGADNYVSTPIGLLPQADKLSLDGLDISRADIEELLAVRTDQWLNEVADIRRFYQGFGSRMPPELEQQLSELEGRLQTTG; encoded by the coding sequence ATGACGAATAACCGCAGACTGAATGAATGGGTACAGGGATGGGCCGCATGGTGCCAACCGGATCGTCTCCACTGGTGCACAGGCTCAGCAAATGAATGGCTGAGCCTGTGCACTGCGATGGTGCAACGAGGCAGTTTTATCCGCTTGAATGAAAGTAAAAGACCGTCCAGCTTTCTTGCGCGTTCCGATCCAGGTGATGTGGCGCGGGTGGAAAGCAGGACGTTCATCTGTTCCGCAGACCAGGAGCAGTGCGGGCCGACCAACAACTGGCATCCGCCTGACGAGATGCAGCATCGCTTGCGTAAGTTGTATCAAGGCTGCATGAAGGGCCGCACGATGTACATCATCCCTTTCAGCATGGGACCGATCCATTCGCCTTTTGCCTGTACCGGCATCGAGATCACCGATTCGCCGTACGTGGCGGTGAACATGGCCATCATGACCCGCGTGGGCGAGCGGGTGTTGCAGGCTCTAGGCGATCGGCCGTTCATCCCCTGCGTGCATTCAGTGGGAATGCCGTTGTCCAGTCCGGCCGAGGATGTGCCTTGGCCCTGTAATTCTCAGGAGAAATACATCGTTCAATTTCCCGACGAGCGCATGATCTGGTCCTATGGCAGCGGCTATGGCGGTAATGCGCTGTTGGGTAAAAAGTGCTTTGCCCTGCGCATCGCTTCGGTCATGGCACGCGACGAAGGCTGGATGGCTGAACACATGTTGATCATGGGCGTGACCAATCCGCGGGGCGAAAAAAAATATATTGCCGCCGCTTTCCCCAGCGCCTGCGGGAAAACCAACCTGGCCATGCTGATTCCAACGCTGCCTGGATGGAAGATCGAAACCCTCGGCGATGACATTGCCTGGATGCATTTCGGCGCGGACGGGCGGCTGTACGCCATGAATCCAGAGTTTGGGTTTTTCGGTGTGGCGCCAGGGACTTCACAGAACTCCAATCCCAACGCCGTGGCCACGATCGATAAGAACACCATTTTCACCAATGTGGCGCTGACGCCGGATGGAGATGTCTGGTGGGAGGGGTTGAGCGAAGAAAAGCCCGCTCGTCTGACCTCCTGGTTAAATCAACCGTGGACCCCTGAGGACAAGACGCCGGCCGCCCATCCCAACGGCCGTTTCACCGCGCCTTTGACCCAATGCCCTTGTCTGGATCCAGACTGGGATTCTCCGCAGGGCGTGCCGATCTCAGCCATTCTGTTCGGCGGCCGCCGTCCCAACGTGATCCCTCTGGTACACCAGGCGTTCGATTGGCCGCACGGCGTATTCACCGGATCCATCATCTCCTCCGAACGCACCGCAGCGGCGGACGGCACGGTGGGCACGGTGCGCCGCGATCCCTTCGCGATGCTGCCGTTCTGCGGATATCATATGGCTGATTATTTCAGCCATTGGCTAAAAATCGGCGAGCGCAGTACAGCGGTCAAGTTGCCGAAAATCTTTTACGTCAACTGGTTCAGGCAGCGGGACGGCCGCTGGCTGTGGCCTGGATATGGCGAGAACAGCCGGGTGCTCAAATGGGTGTTCGAACGATGCGATGGCGCCGATAATTATGTCAGCACGCCCATCGGTTTGCTGCCGCAGGCGGACAAGCTGTCGCTGGATGGTTTGGATATCAGCCGAGCTGATATCGAGGAACTGCTGGCGGTCCGGACGGATCAGTGGCTGAACGAGGTGGCGGATATTAGAAGATTTTATCAAGGATTCGGATCGCGAATGCCGCCCGAATTGGAGCAACAGCTCTCCGAGTTGGAGGGCCGTTTACAGACAACCGGTTGA